A portion of the uncultured Draconibacterium sp. genome contains these proteins:
- a CDS encoding Crp/Fnr family transcriptional regulator — protein sequence METFVQPKRRISSLIKDEHRLRDVHMFKKLSEPELLDLEFNSVYKNFKKRTVIYREGCRHSGLYVVLKGIVKIYKIGANGKQQILKFAQVGDLIGYRSLLTNELACTSAKAYDDTVVCHIPYNTMLHLFQQNWDFTHGMMKFMCKELGESNTFITDIAQKTVRERTAEMLLILKDEFGLDKYNALQIAVTREDLANMVGTVTESLIRVMSEFRNENLLDLTGRKIVFLDTKSLQSIANI from the coding sequence ATGGAAACATTTGTTCAACCAAAAAGAAGAATCAGTTCACTAATTAAAGATGAACATCGACTGCGTGATGTTCACATGTTCAAAAAATTGTCGGAGCCCGAATTACTCGACCTCGAGTTTAACTCAGTATATAAAAATTTTAAAAAGCGCACTGTTATATACCGCGAGGGGTGTCGTCACTCAGGATTGTACGTTGTGCTTAAGGGAATTGTGAAAATATACAAGATTGGCGCAAATGGTAAACAACAGATCTTAAAATTTGCACAAGTAGGAGATCTTATCGGGTACCGCTCGCTGTTAACTAACGAGCTGGCCTGTACTTCGGCAAAAGCCTATGACGATACTGTTGTGTGTCATATCCCGTACAATACCATGTTGCACCTGTTTCAACAAAACTGGGATTTTACACACGGAATGATGAAGTTTATGTGTAAAGAATTGGGCGAGTCGAATACCTTTATTACCGATATTGCTCAGAAAACTGTACGCGAACGTACGGCCGAAATGCTACTCATTTTAAAAGATGAATTTGGACTGGATAAATACAATGCGCTTCAAATAGCAGTAACGCGCGAAGACCTTGCGAATATGGTTGGAACCGTTACAGAATCACTCATCCGCGTAATGTCCGAATTCAGAAATGAGAATCTGCTCGATCTTACGGGCAGAAAAATTGTGTTTCTCGATACCAAAAGTTTGCAATCAATTGCTAATATCTGA
- a CDS encoding PDZ domain-containing protein, translating to MKNPHLVFLRLVVFVVCATITKAGFAQNSADTVFATVSMDAPHTHYYQVEMDFNSNGEQNFEVKMPVWTPGYYWMLNFAKNVTSFSATDENDNPLQFLKTDLNTWQIKAGDAKRVKISYDVYAYERSVADPWLDDGRAFIQPTGVFMFSQELIQTPVVLQVNPYNEWSTVTTGLDCLNEKEHIYRAEDFDVLYDSPILAGNMEILSFEVDGIPYTISMENPAEFDRETYIGDFKKIVKSATSLMGDIPYSHYSFLIMDQGFGGLEHRNSMAVFSNSNYDVTNSRGYQSWLAFIAHEFFHLYNVKRIRPIELGPFDYCNENLTNMLWVAEGLTVYYEYMVLNRAGLMSQQEVLDAYSKTIANFENANGRKHLTARQASYDTWLNFFNWNNHTDNTTISYYDIGNALGMLLDLKIRNETDGEKSLEDVMRTIYNDFHKTQNRGYTDEEFREVCETIAGCSLEEIFHYAEITGPMDYAEITGPMDYQKYLDYVGVKMNLTPTKTVSFGLTVRKAGEGWQITDIDRNSWAWQIGLSINDQILAINGTAANETLIGSLTNPEKQGEVTLKVKRRSGEKEFTIPTFEQEWCDYKMQVKADINDKQKQLLESWILEK from the coding sequence ATGAAAAATCCACATTTAGTTTTTCTGAGATTGGTTGTGTTTGTAGTTTGTGCAACCATTACCAAGGCAGGGTTTGCCCAAAATTCAGCCGACACTGTATTTGCCACCGTTTCTATGGATGCTCCGCACACGCACTATTACCAGGTTGAGATGGATTTTAATAGTAATGGAGAGCAAAACTTCGAGGTTAAAATGCCTGTTTGGACACCCGGTTATTACTGGATGTTAAATTTCGCCAAAAACGTAACAAGTTTTTCAGCTACCGATGAAAATGATAATCCGCTGCAATTTTTAAAAACAGATTTAAATACCTGGCAGATAAAAGCCGGTGACGCAAAACGAGTAAAAATTTCGTACGATGTTTATGCCTACGAACGTTCGGTTGCCGATCCGTGGCTGGACGACGGACGTGCTTTTATTCAGCCAACAGGCGTTTTTATGTTTTCGCAAGAACTGATTCAAACGCCGGTGGTGCTACAAGTGAATCCTTATAACGAGTGGTCGACAGTAACAACCGGTTTAGATTGCTTGAATGAAAAAGAACACATTTACCGGGCTGAAGATTTCGATGTGCTTTATGACAGCCCGATTCTTGCCGGAAATATGGAAATCCTTTCGTTTGAAGTGGACGGCATTCCGTATACCATTTCAATGGAGAATCCGGCTGAATTTGACCGCGAAACTTACATCGGCGATTTCAAAAAAATTGTAAAAAGTGCTACTTCGTTAATGGGTGATATTCCTTATTCCCACTATTCATTTCTGATAATGGATCAGGGATTTGGTGGTTTGGAGCACCGTAATTCAATGGCTGTTTTTTCAAACTCAAACTACGATGTTACAAATAGCCGAGGATACCAATCGTGGCTGGCGTTTATTGCACACGAATTTTTTCACTTGTACAATGTAAAACGTATTCGCCCGATTGAATTGGGACCTTTCGACTATTGCAACGAGAACCTGACGAACATGCTATGGGTGGCCGAAGGATTGACGGTTTATTACGAATATATGGTGCTGAACCGTGCCGGATTAATGTCGCAGCAGGAAGTGCTGGATGCCTACAGTAAAACCATTGCTAATTTCGAAAATGCCAATGGGCGTAAACATTTAACGGCCCGTCAGGCCAGTTACGATACCTGGCTCAATTTCTTTAACTGGAACAACCACACCGACAATACCACCATCTCGTACTACGATATTGGTAACGCGCTGGGCATGTTGCTCGATTTAAAGATCAGGAACGAAACCGACGGCGAAAAATCGCTTGAAGATGTAATGCGAACCATTTATAACGATTTTCATAAAACGCAAAACCGCGGTTATACTGATGAAGAATTCCGCGAAGTTTGTGAAACGATTGCCGGATGTTCGCTGGAAGAGATCTTTCATTACGCTGAAATAACCGGGCCTATGGATTACGCTGAAATAACCGGGCCTATGGATTACCAGAAATACCTGGATTATGTAGGTGTAAAAATGAATCTCACGCCAACTAAAACAGTGTCGTTCGGACTGACTGTGAGAAAAGCTGGCGAGGGCTGGCAAATCACAGACATCGACCGAAATTCGTGGGCTTGGCAAATTGGCTTGAGTATAAACGACCAAATTCTTGCCATTAACGGAACAGCAGCAAATGAAACGCTGATTGGTTCGTTAACGAATCCTGAAAAACAAGGTGAAGTTACACTGAAAGTAAAACGCAGAAGTGGAGAGAAAGAATTTACCATCCCGACTTTTGAACAGGAGTGGTGCGATTATAAAATGCAGGTGAAAGCCGATATAAACGATAAACAGAAACAATTACTGGAGAGCTGGATTCTCGAAAAATAG